In Rubrivirga marina, the following are encoded in one genomic region:
- a CDS encoding gluconokinase, which translates to MTPTPRVVLLIGVAGSGKTTVGRRLADALGWAFEDADDHHSVAARTKMSRGEGLTDADRAPWLDRLAALIRHRVQEGPPTVLACSALKASYRERLTAGQPRVFVAWLDVPRGVIEARLAGRRGHYAGVGLASSQFAALEPPADVLRLDGTEPVDAVVETVRRRVEA; encoded by the coding sequence GTGACCCCGACCCCCCGCGTCGTCCTCCTCATCGGCGTCGCGGGCAGCGGCAAGACGACGGTCGGCCGACGGCTGGCCGACGCGCTCGGCTGGGCGTTCGAGGACGCGGACGACCACCACAGCGTCGCGGCGCGCACCAAGATGAGCCGGGGTGAGGGTCTCACCGACGCGGACCGCGCGCCGTGGCTCGACCGGCTCGCGGCGCTCATCCGCCACCGCGTGCAGGAGGGGCCGCCGACCGTCCTCGCGTGTTCGGCGCTCAAGGCGTCCTATCGGGAGCGCCTCACCGCTGGCCAGCCGCGGGTGTTCGTGGCGTGGCTCGACGTGCCCCGCGGTGTCATCGAGGCGCGGCTGGCCGGGCGGCGCGGGCACTACGCAGGGGTGGGCCTGGCCTCGAGCCAGTTCGCGGCGCTCGAACCGCCGGCCGACGTGCTCCGCCTCGACGGGACCGAGCCGGTGGACGCAGTCGTCGAGACGGTCCGCCGCCGAGTCGAGGCCTAA
- a CDS encoding flotillin family protein has protein sequence MLELLGTTGLVAVVLIATIVVIVVLVASRYKTVSPDEAMIITGAALGGKNVLTDESARKVKIVRGGGAFIVPIVQQREQLSLLSHKLDVMTPEVYTAEGVPVMTDGVAVIKVGSSVEDVATAAEQFLGKPDEELRAEAREVLEGHLRAILGTLTVEEVYRNRDKFAQEVQSVAARDLKKMGLQIVSFTIKDVRDKNGYLEALGRPRIAAIKRDADIAEAEALRDSRIKKANADEEGQKAELVRDTNVAEATKEKELKVAAFKQEQDTAKAAADLAYSVQEATSQRTVVEEQMQVELVRKQREVDLEKLEIERREKQYDSEVKKKADADRYAVEQAAEADKLRQVRRAEARQFEIEAEAKARAEGTRAEGLAEADVIRQRGLAEAEAKEKLAEAFEKFGEAAVLDLLAKMMPELAREVAKPLASIGSLTVVDTGSGQGVRRITDTVAGLMATTPELVKSIAGVDLAALAQRLTADRQAPATSASGDGSTPLASGAAPPSLVDPTPGDQEGA, from the coding sequence ATGTTAGAGCTCCTCGGAACCACTGGACTCGTCGCCGTCGTGCTGATCGCGACGATCGTCGTGATCGTCGTGCTCGTCGCGAGCCGCTACAAAACGGTCTCGCCCGACGAGGCCATGATCATCACGGGCGCCGCGTTGGGGGGAAAGAACGTCCTTACCGACGAGTCGGCCCGGAAGGTCAAGATCGTCCGAGGGGGCGGCGCGTTCATCGTTCCGATCGTCCAGCAGCGAGAGCAGCTCTCGCTGCTCTCCCACAAGCTCGACGTCATGACGCCGGAGGTCTACACGGCCGAGGGCGTGCCCGTCATGACCGACGGAGTGGCCGTCATCAAGGTGGGCTCGTCGGTCGAAGACGTCGCGACGGCGGCCGAGCAGTTCCTCGGCAAGCCCGACGAGGAGCTCCGTGCGGAAGCGCGTGAGGTGTTGGAGGGTCACCTCCGCGCCATCCTCGGCACGCTCACCGTCGAGGAGGTCTATCGGAACCGAGACAAGTTCGCCCAGGAGGTCCAGTCGGTCGCCGCGCGCGACCTCAAGAAGATGGGCCTCCAGATCGTGAGCTTCACGATCAAGGACGTCCGCGACAAGAACGGGTACCTCGAGGCGCTCGGCCGGCCGCGCATCGCCGCGATCAAGCGCGACGCCGACATCGCCGAGGCGGAGGCGCTCCGGGACAGCCGCATCAAGAAGGCCAACGCCGACGAGGAGGGCCAGAAGGCCGAGCTCGTCCGGGACACCAACGTGGCCGAGGCGACCAAGGAGAAGGAGCTGAAGGTCGCCGCGTTCAAGCAGGAGCAGGACACGGCCAAGGCCGCAGCCGACCTCGCCTACTCCGTCCAGGAGGCGACGTCCCAGCGGACGGTCGTCGAAGAGCAGATGCAGGTCGAGCTCGTGCGGAAGCAGCGCGAGGTGGACCTCGAGAAGCTCGAGATCGAACGCCGCGAGAAGCAGTACGACTCGGAGGTCAAGAAGAAGGCCGACGCCGACCGCTACGCCGTCGAGCAGGCCGCCGAGGCCGACAAGCTCCGCCAGGTGCGGCGGGCCGAGGCGCGGCAGTTCGAGATCGAGGCCGAGGCCAAGGCCCGGGCGGAGGGGACGCGCGCCGAGGGTCTCGCCGAGGCCGACGTGATCCGCCAGCGCGGGCTCGCCGAGGCCGAGGCCAAGGAGAAGCTGGCCGAGGCATTCGAGAAGTTCGGCGAGGCCGCCGTGCTCGACCTCCTGGCCAAGATGATGCCGGAGCTGGCCCGAGAGGTCGCCAAGCCGCTCGCGTCGATCGGCTCCCTGACCGTTGTGGACACGGGCTCGGGCCAGGGCGTCCGCCGGATCACCGACACGGTCGCCGGGCTCATGGCGACGACGCCGGAGCTCGTCAAGAGCATCGCGGGCGTCGACCTCGCTGCCCTCGCGCAGCGTCTCACGGCCGACCGCCAGGCGCCGGCCACGTCCGCCTCGGGCGACGGGTCGACCCCGCTGGCCTCCGGCGCCGCTCCTCCCTCGCTCGTCGATCCGACCCCCGGCGACCAAGAGGGTGCGTAA
- a CDS encoding DUF1206 domain-containing protein, translated as MSTATSSARHAKRHPLETLGRVGYGVKGVLYALLGVIALDAAIGPEDPEGQEGAFATLAQQSYGEVLLWVLVVGLAAYALWRVVLAITDPEGEGDDVEGAGKRFFYVVSAVAYGSLAYSAYRVVSGAGQSSGGGAEDRAQTLLGLPAGRWIVGLLALGLLGYGLYQFVRAYRASFMSNFHLDQRAVQHRDLIKRAGQWGLSARGVVYVLTGTFMAQAALRADADEAGGLDQALGALQRQSYGPWLLGLVAIGFILYGAYCWVNARYRRYEGQ; from the coding sequence ATGTCGACCGCCACCTCGTCCGCCCGCCACGCCAAACGCCACCCCCTCGAAACGCTCGGCCGCGTCGGGTACGGGGTCAAAGGTGTGCTCTACGCTCTGCTCGGCGTCATCGCCCTCGACGCTGCGATCGGCCCCGAGGACCCCGAGGGCCAGGAGGGGGCGTTCGCGACGCTCGCCCAACAATCCTATGGCGAGGTCCTCCTGTGGGTCCTGGTCGTCGGCCTCGCGGCGTACGCGCTGTGGCGCGTCGTCCTCGCGATCACCGACCCCGAGGGCGAAGGCGACGACGTCGAGGGCGCCGGGAAACGGTTCTTCTACGTCGTGAGTGCCGTCGCGTACGGGAGCCTTGCCTACTCGGCCTACCGGGTCGTGTCAGGTGCCGGGCAGAGCAGCGGCGGGGGGGCTGAGGACCGCGCGCAGACTCTCCTTGGCCTGCCGGCCGGCCGGTGGATCGTCGGGCTCCTCGCGCTGGGCCTCCTCGGCTACGGCCTCTATCAATTTGTCCGGGCCTACCGAGCCTCGTTTATGAGCAACTTCCACCTCGACCAGCGCGCAGTCCAGCACCGCGACCTCATCAAGCGGGCCGGCCAGTGGGGGCTGAGCGCCCGGGGGGTGGTCTACGTCCTGACGGGCACGTTCATGGCCCAGGCCGCTCTCCGTGCCGACGCCGACGAGGCCGGCGGGCTCGACCAGGCGCTCGGGGCGCTCCAACGGCAGAGCTACGGCCCGTGGCTGCTGGGCCTGGTAGCGATCGGGTTCATCCTCTACGGTGCCTATTGCTGGGTAAACGCGAGGTACCGACGTTACGAGGGGCAGTAA
- a CDS encoding glycosyltransferase gives MTVALALVFGGYVAFLLGVAWRIRTHPPIEPLPDAKLPTVAVVVAARDEEDCIGRCLDALQAQDYPAGRLTLVVADDHSTDGTADVVRQRAEAGGPHTVRYLRVPDPVGHLRGKAQALHTAFEAVDADVVLITDADCAPVATWARTLASAFADETVGIACGLARLVERDGHPFDRVQALDWELLIGTVSSAAESGRPATGMGNNMGVRREAYLRVGGYPALPFSVTEDFTIVQAVAKAGWRVRFPLDAAAVVWSLPADSLPQAYRQRRRWARGGLSGDPWVFPLYVLLFVVHALPLVGLAVAPGAAIAALAAKAVGDGAALTALRRRAGGRVHLGALLGTVVFVTGYLVTLPAALVLKPQIGWKGRRH, from the coding sequence ATGACCGTAGCTCTCGCCCTCGTGTTCGGGGGCTACGTCGCGTTCCTGCTCGGCGTCGCCTGGCGAATCCGAACCCATCCTCCCATCGAGCCTCTCCCCGACGCGAAGCTCCCGACGGTCGCCGTCGTGGTCGCCGCGCGGGACGAGGAGGACTGCATCGGCCGCTGCCTCGACGCGCTCCAGGCCCAGGACTACCCGGCCGGCCGCCTCACGCTCGTCGTCGCCGACGACCACTCGACCGACGGGACCGCTGACGTCGTCCGTCAGCGTGCCGAGGCGGGCGGGCCGCACACCGTCCGCTACCTCCGCGTGCCGGACCCCGTGGGTCACCTCCGTGGCAAGGCCCAGGCGCTCCACACCGCGTTCGAGGCGGTCGACGCCGACGTCGTCCTCATCACCGACGCCGACTGCGCGCCCGTCGCGACGTGGGCGCGGACGCTCGCGTCGGCGTTCGCGGACGAGACGGTCGGCATCGCGTGCGGCCTCGCGCGGCTGGTCGAACGGGACGGCCATCCGTTCGACCGGGTCCAGGCGCTTGATTGGGAGCTCCTGATCGGGACCGTCAGCTCGGCGGCGGAGTCGGGACGGCCAGCGACGGGGATGGGCAACAACATGGGCGTTCGGCGAGAGGCGTACCTCAGAGTCGGGGGCTACCCGGCGCTGCCTTTTTCGGTCACGGAGGACTTTACGATCGTGCAGGCCGTCGCCAAGGCCGGCTGGCGCGTCCGCTTTCCCCTCGACGCGGCGGCCGTGGTGTGGTCGCTTCCGGCCGACAGCCTGCCCCAGGCCTACCGGCAGCGTCGGCGGTGGGCCCGAGGCGGGCTCAGCGGCGACCCGTGGGTGTTCCCGTTGTACGTCCTCCTGTTTGTCGTCCACGCGCTCCCCCTCGTCGGGCTGGCCGTCGCTCCGGGGGCGGCCATCGCCGCCCTCGCTGCAAAGGCCGTGGGCGACGGGGCCGCGCTGACCGCCCTCCGGCGTCGGGCAGGCGGGCGCGTCCACCTCGGGGCCTTGCTCGGGACGGTCGTATTCGTGACCGGCTACCTCGTCACGCTCCCCGCGGCCCTGGTCCTCAAACCCCAGATCGGCTGGAAGGGCCGGCGGCACTAA